A window from Mycobacterium saskatchewanense encodes these proteins:
- a CDS encoding pyridoxamine 5'-phosphate oxidase family protein, protein MRSFSETERQEFLAATHVAVLSVATTDGRPPASVPIWYDYSPGGDIRIATGASSRKARLIERAGAVTLVVQREEPPYQYVVVEGTVVETTRPAPPEALLNTAIRYLGEEGGHAFARSMEGVDEVLFTVRPDRWLSADFTGDL, encoded by the coding sequence ATGAGAAGCTTCAGCGAAACCGAACGTCAGGAGTTCCTCGCGGCCACGCATGTCGCCGTGTTGAGCGTGGCCACCACCGATGGGCGCCCGCCGGCGAGCGTCCCGATCTGGTACGACTACTCCCCCGGTGGCGACATCCGCATCGCGACGGGTGCGTCCAGCCGGAAGGCCCGGCTCATCGAGCGGGCGGGCGCGGTGACGCTGGTGGTTCAGCGTGAGGAGCCCCCGTACCAGTACGTGGTGGTGGAAGGCACCGTCGTCGAGACCACCAGGCCCGCTCCCCCCGAAGCACTGTTGAACACCGCGATCCGCTATCTCGGCGAGGAGGGTGGCCACGCCTTCGCCCGCAGCATGGAAGGCGTCGACGAGGTCTTGTTCACGGTTCGCCCCGACCGGTGGCTCAGCGCGGACTTCACCGGCGACCTGTGA
- a CDS encoding phosphotransferase family protein encodes MVSIPRHPGDVTAAWLSAALSRHRAPVEVAEVNVVAIGTGQTGATFRVTARYAADPVDLPQTFVIKLPAQDDAVRARVAIGYRSECAFYAAVADRVRVPTPRCFYCEITEDGSDYALLLADQAPAVQGDQIAGCGERQARLAVAALAGLHGPSWCDPVWLDLPGLAFARPDAASAKGLGDVAKLSADITLDKLGDRMSGDDRETFTETMALVGRWLLAEHDRFALLHGDFRLDNLLFDPGQRWVSVVDWQTLGVGLPARDLAYFTATSLDSELRSDIERDLVDHYHHTLADHGVTEYDRETCWRDYRLGMPQALLISALGFAFATSTERGDDMVLTMLRRGCQSIRDLGTLGLIADR; translated from the coding sequence GTGGTGTCCATCCCGCGCCATCCGGGCGACGTGACCGCCGCATGGTTGTCCGCCGCGCTCAGCCGGCATCGCGCGCCCGTCGAGGTGGCCGAGGTGAACGTGGTCGCCATCGGCACCGGGCAGACCGGGGCGACGTTCCGCGTGACTGCCCGCTACGCCGCCGATCCTGTGGATCTCCCGCAGACGTTTGTGATCAAGTTGCCGGCCCAGGACGACGCTGTGCGCGCGCGGGTAGCAATCGGCTATCGCAGCGAGTGTGCGTTCTACGCCGCCGTGGCCGATCGTGTCCGGGTCCCGACGCCGCGGTGCTTTTACTGCGAGATCACCGAGGACGGGTCGGACTACGCGCTGCTCCTTGCCGACCAGGCGCCCGCCGTGCAGGGCGATCAGATCGCCGGGTGCGGTGAGCGCCAGGCGCGGCTCGCGGTGGCGGCGCTGGCCGGATTGCACGGTCCCAGTTGGTGTGATCCCGTCTGGCTCGACCTGCCCGGCCTGGCATTCGCGCGGCCCGACGCGGCGTCGGCGAAAGGCCTCGGCGATGTGGCGAAGCTGAGCGCCGACATCACCCTGGACAAGCTCGGCGACCGAATGAGCGGTGACGACCGCGAAACATTCACGGAGACAATGGCACTGGTGGGACGTTGGCTGCTCGCCGAGCATGACCGCTTCGCCCTGCTGCACGGCGACTTCCGTCTCGACAATCTGTTGTTCGACCCGGGCCAGCGCTGGGTGAGCGTGGTCGACTGGCAGACGCTCGGCGTGGGCCTCCCAGCCCGGGACCTCGCCTATTTCACGGCGACCAGCCTGGACTCGGAGCTGCGCTCGGATATCGAGCGGGACCTCGTCGACCACTATCACCACACGCTGGCGGACCACGGCGTCACCGAATACGACCGCGAGACATGCTGGCGCGACTACCGGCTGGGAATGCCGCAGGCACTGCTCATCTCGGCCCTCGGCTTTGCCTTCGCCACCTCAACCGAACGCGGTGACGACATGGTGCTGACCATGCTGCGCCGCGGCTGCCAGTCGATCCGCGACCTGGGGACGCTGGGATTGATCGCTGACCGCTAG
- a CDS encoding ABC transporter ATP-binding protein: protein MIRTWLSLVPAHRRQNVVTYVTLALLSVVVRAVATVLLVPLLGALFGDTPHRALVWLGWLTAATVFGWVIDTATARIGFDLGFTVLDHTQHDVADRLPGIRLDWFTAEHTATARQAIAATGPELVGLVVNLLTPLISAVLLPGAIALALLLVSWQLGVAALAGVPLMLGALWASGRLARRADAAAAAANTALTERIIEFARTQQALRAARRVEPARSLVGDALAAQHGATMRLLSMQVPGQLLFSLASQLALILLAGATTALTVAGAVTVPEAIALIVVIARYLEPFTTISELAPALESTRATLAGIRSVLTAPAIPVGGGALHDAGAAPRIEFDDVTFNYDGAGAPVLDGVSFSLEPGTTTAIVGPSGSGKSTIVALIAGLHQPTRGRVLIDGVDAATLDADARRAAASVVFQHPYLFHGSIRENILAGDPAADDERFARAVALARVDELTRRLPEGIETVVGEAGSALSGGERQRVSIARALLKPAPVLLVDEATSALDTENEAAVVDALVGPLSRTQVIVAHRLASIRHADRVLFLDGGRVVEDGTVEELLSAGRRFSEFWRQQHDAAEWRIMAE, encoded by the coding sequence ATGATTCGCACCTGGCTGAGCCTCGTGCCGGCGCACCGTCGGCAAAACGTCGTCACTTACGTGACGCTGGCGCTGCTGTCCGTGGTGGTGCGTGCGGTGGCGACGGTGCTGTTGGTCCCGCTGCTGGGCGCGCTGTTCGGCGACACCCCGCACCGGGCGCTGGTGTGGCTGGGCTGGCTCACCGCGGCCACCGTGTTCGGGTGGGTGATCGACACCGCGACCGCGCGGATCGGTTTCGATCTGGGTTTCACCGTGCTCGACCACACCCAGCACGACGTGGCGGACCGGCTCCCCGGGATTCGGCTGGACTGGTTCACCGCCGAGCACACCGCGACGGCCCGGCAGGCGATCGCCGCGACGGGCCCCGAGCTGGTCGGCCTCGTGGTCAACCTGCTGACGCCCTTGATCTCCGCCGTCCTACTGCCCGGGGCGATCGCCCTTGCGCTGCTGCTTGTTTCGTGGCAGCTCGGGGTCGCCGCCCTGGCCGGTGTGCCCTTGATGTTGGGGGCGCTGTGGGCTTCCGGGCGGCTCGCCCGGCGCGCGGACGCCGCGGCCGCCGCGGCCAACACCGCGCTGACAGAGCGGATCATCGAATTCGCGCGCACCCAGCAGGCGTTGCGGGCCGCGCGACGCGTCGAGCCGGCGCGCAGCCTCGTCGGCGATGCGCTGGCCGCCCAGCACGGGGCCACGATGCGTCTGCTGTCGATGCAGGTGCCGGGCCAGCTGTTGTTCAGCCTCGCCAGCCAGCTGGCGCTTATCCTGCTGGCCGGCGCGACGACGGCGCTGACGGTGGCGGGCGCGGTCACCGTGCCCGAGGCCATCGCCCTGATCGTGGTCATCGCAAGGTATTTGGAGCCGTTCACGACGATCAGCGAGCTGGCGCCAGCCCTCGAGAGCACGCGCGCCACGCTGGCCGGCATCAGGTCGGTGCTCACCGCGCCGGCCATTCCCGTCGGCGGTGGCGCGCTGCACGACGCGGGCGCGGCGCCGCGCATCGAATTCGACGATGTCACATTCAATTACGACGGTGCGGGCGCACCGGTGCTCGACGGCGTCAGCTTCTCGCTGGAGCCCGGAACCACGACGGCGATCGTTGGTCCCTCCGGCTCGGGGAAGAGCACGATCGTCGCGCTGATCGCTGGTCTGCATCAGCCGACGCGCGGCCGGGTCCTCATCGACGGCGTCGACGCCGCGACGCTCGATGCCGATGCGCGGCGGGCGGCCGCAAGCGTCGTCTTCCAGCACCCCTACCTGTTTCACGGCAGCATCCGCGAGAACATCCTCGCCGGTGATCCCGCGGCGGACGACGAGCGGTTCGCGCGGGCGGTGGCGCTGGCGCGGGTCGACGAACTCACCCGGCGACTGCCCGAGGGCATCGAGACCGTCGTCGGCGAGGCCGGATCGGCGCTGTCGGGCGGTGAACGTCAGCGGGTCAGCATCGCTCGGGCGCTGCTGAAGCCGGCCCCGGTGCTGCTGGTCGACGAGGCGACCAGCGCCCTGGACACCGAGAACGAGGCCGCGGTGGTCGACGCACTCGTCGGCCCGCTGTCGCGCACCCAGGTGATCGTCGCTCACCGGCTGGCCAGTATTCGGCACGCCGACCGCGTTCTCTTCCTCGACGGCGGCCGGGTGGTCGAGGATGGCACCGTCGAAGAATTGCTGAGTGCCGGAAGGCGTTTCAGTGAATTTTGGCGGCAACAGCACGACGCTGCCGAATGGCGCATCATGGCCGAGTAG
- a CDS encoding ABC transporter ATP-binding protein/permease, giving the protein MARGFQGVMLRGFGARDHTATVVETLRIAPHFVRVRMVSPTLFDEIEAEPAAWLRFWFPDPDGSTTEFQRAYTLSESDAATGRFAVDVVLHDPAGPASRWARTVQPGATIAVMSLMGSSRFEMPDEQPAGYLLIGDSASIPGMNGIIGVVPDDVPIEMYLEQHHDDDILIPLARHPRLRVHWVTRRDEKSLAAAIESRDWSDWYAWATPEATTLKHVRTRLRDDFGFPKSAIHAQAYWSAGRAMGTRRGDDADAPEGAAPDAVAVNDAERQEQPAAAPPARGNWRAQGAGRLLAPLRSALILSGLLQAVITLVQLAPFLLLVELSRLLLSGAPASRLWGVGMAAVTLLGLGTVLGAGLTLWLHIVDARFAGDLRKRLLSKLSRLPLGWFTARGSGSIKQLVQDDTLALHYLITHAIPDAVAAVVAPVAVLVYLFVVDWRVALVLFVPIFVYLVLTSSVTIQSGPRIPQSQRWADRMSGEAGAFLEGQPVIRVFGGAAASSFRRRLDEYVGFLTAWQRPLAGKKTLMDLATRPSTFLWLIAASGTLLTITGSMNPVNLLPFLLLGTAFGARLLGIAYGLGGIRAGMLAARRLQNTLDEPELAVQEDQPPSDDFPATVTFDRVTFGYRPDVPVIHDVSLTLRPGTVTALVGPSGSGKSTLAALLARFHDVQHGAIRIGGRDIRSMTADELYARVGFVLQETQLVHGTAAENVALAVPDATAAQIEAAAREAQIHERITRLPDGYDTVLGAGTGLSGGERQRITIARAILADTPVLILDEATAFADPESEYLVQQAINRLTRDRTVLVIAHRLHTVVGADQIVVLDHGRIAERGTHDELLAADGRYRRLWESGSRSPVAVTTEGSR; this is encoded by the coding sequence ATGGCACGCGGGTTCCAGGGTGTGATGCTGCGGGGCTTCGGCGCCCGCGACCATACCGCAACTGTGGTCGAAACCCTCAGGATCGCACCGCATTTCGTGCGGGTGCGGATGGTGTCGCCGACGTTGTTCGACGAGATAGAGGCCGAGCCTGCGGCGTGGCTGCGGTTTTGGTTTCCCGATCCCGACGGATCGACCACCGAATTTCAGCGCGCCTACACGCTCTCCGAGTCGGACGCCGCAACCGGGCGCTTCGCGGTCGACGTCGTCCTGCACGATCCGGCCGGCCCGGCTTCGCGCTGGGCGCGCACCGTGCAGCCCGGCGCCACGATCGCGGTCATGTCGCTCATGGGCTCGTCGCGGTTCGAGATGCCCGACGAGCAGCCGGCCGGCTACCTGTTGATCGGCGATTCCGCGTCGATCCCGGGAATGAACGGCATCATCGGCGTCGTGCCCGACGACGTCCCGATCGAGATGTACCTCGAGCAGCACCACGACGACGACATCCTGATCCCGCTCGCGCGGCACCCGCGGCTGCGCGTCCACTGGGTTACGCGCCGCGACGAGAAGTCGCTCGCCGCCGCGATCGAGAGCCGGGACTGGTCGGACTGGTATGCGTGGGCGACACCCGAGGCCACCACCCTCAAGCACGTGCGCACCCGGCTGCGCGACGACTTCGGCTTCCCCAAGTCGGCGATACACGCCCAGGCCTATTGGAGCGCCGGCCGCGCCATGGGCACCCGCCGCGGCGACGACGCCGACGCACCCGAGGGCGCCGCACCCGACGCGGTTGCGGTGAACGATGCTGAGCGGCAAGAACAGCCGGCTGCAGCCCCGCCCGCCCGCGGCAATTGGCGCGCGCAGGGCGCCGGCCGACTGCTCGCGCCGCTGCGGTCGGCGTTGATCCTGTCTGGTCTGCTGCAGGCCGTCATCACCTTGGTGCAGCTGGCGCCGTTCCTGCTGCTGGTCGAGCTGTCCCGGCTGCTGCTGTCCGGGGCGCCGGCGTCCCGGCTGTGGGGGGTGGGAATGGCCGCCGTCACGCTGCTGGGGCTGGGCACCGTGCTCGGCGCCGGCCTCACGCTGTGGCTGCACATCGTGGACGCGCGATTCGCCGGTGATCTTCGAAAGCGGTTGTTGAGCAAGCTTTCCCGCCTGCCGCTGGGCTGGTTCACCGCGCGCGGGTCGGGCTCCATCAAACAGCTCGTGCAGGACGACACGCTCGCTCTGCACTACCTGATCACGCACGCCATCCCCGACGCCGTCGCCGCCGTCGTCGCGCCGGTGGCGGTGCTGGTCTACCTGTTCGTCGTCGATTGGCGCGTGGCGCTCGTGCTGTTCGTGCCCATCTTCGTCTACCTGGTGCTCACCTCCTCGGTCACCATCCAGTCGGGTCCGCGCATCCCGCAATCGCAACGCTGGGCCGACAGGATGAGTGGCGAGGCCGGCGCCTTCCTCGAGGGTCAACCGGTGATTCGGGTCTTCGGTGGTGCCGCCGCGTCCAGTTTCAGGCGTCGCCTCGACGAGTACGTTGGCTTCCTCACCGCGTGGCAGCGCCCGTTGGCCGGCAAGAAGACGTTGATGGACCTGGCCACCCGCCCGTCGACGTTCCTGTGGCTGATCGCCGCCTCCGGCACGTTGCTGACCATCACGGGTTCGATGAACCCGGTGAATCTCCTGCCATTCCTGTTGCTGGGCACCGCATTCGGTGCGCGGCTGCTTGGCATCGCCTACGGGCTCGGTGGTATCCGCGCCGGGATGCTCGCCGCCCGTCGCCTGCAGAACACCCTCGACGAACCCGAGCTGGCGGTGCAAGAAGATCAGCCCCCGTCGGACGACTTCCCGGCCACGGTGACGTTCGACCGGGTCACCTTCGGCTATCGCCCCGATGTGCCGGTGATTCATGACGTGTCGCTGACCTTGCGGCCCGGCACCGTCACCGCGCTCGTCGGGCCGTCCGGCTCGGGTAAGTCGACCCTGGCCGCGCTGCTGGCGCGCTTCCACGACGTGCAGCACGGCGCGATCCGCATCGGCGGGCGCGACATCCGGTCGATGACCGCCGACGAGCTTTACGCGCGGGTAGGCTTCGTCCTGCAAGAGACCCAGCTCGTGCACGGCACCGCCGCCGAGAACGTCGCGCTGGCCGTCCCCGACGCCACCGCGGCCCAAATCGAGGCCGCCGCGCGTGAGGCGCAGATCCACGAACGCATCACGCGTCTGCCCGACGGCTACGACACCGTGCTCGGCGCGGGAACCGGGCTTTCGGGGGGCGAGCGGCAACGGATCACCATCGCCCGGGCCATCCTCGCCGACACCCCCGTCCTGATCCTCGACGAGGCCACCGCGTTTGCCGACCCGGAGTCGGAATATCTTGTGCAGCAAGCGATTAACCGACTCACCCGGGATCGCACGGTGCTGGTCATCGCGCATCGGCTGCACACCGTCGTCGGTGCCGACCAGATCGTGGTGCTCGACCATGGGCGGATCGCTGAACGCGGCACCCACGACGAGCTGTTGGCGGCCGATGGCCGTTACCGCCGATTGTGGGAGAGCGGGAGTCGCAGCCCCGTGGCGGTCACCACGGAGGGGTCGCGATGA
- a CDS encoding TetR family transcriptional regulator yields MQSVASRQGGRPPLIGLDDVVRAGRDLGMRRLSINAVAARLGVSGTALYRHVGNRWELERLVGESVLAELDLRDDPGADIERHLVSFGLQLRDFTAEHPGLASYLQVLFPRGDAGARVLTQEVEALRRRGYSADAAMVLSSAVATLAISLAAREENTANATDGDQAGAFAVERDAAAERLAGDARLGAAHARLPQVSDSEFVRLLLAASVRGLVAVIPPGRPIDEAVAELSAAREDR; encoded by the coding sequence GTGCAAAGTGTCGCGTCGCGGCAGGGAGGGCGACCCCCGCTCATCGGGCTGGACGACGTCGTGCGCGCCGGACGAGACCTGGGCATGCGACGGCTGAGCATCAACGCGGTCGCGGCGCGGCTGGGAGTGTCGGGCACGGCCCTGTACCGCCACGTCGGAAACCGGTGGGAACTCGAACGCCTCGTCGGCGAAAGCGTGCTCGCCGAACTCGACCTGCGCGACGACCCGGGCGCGGACATCGAGCGGCACCTGGTGTCATTCGGGCTGCAACTGCGGGACTTCACCGCCGAGCACCCCGGGTTGGCGTCCTATCTGCAGGTGCTCTTCCCGCGCGGCGACGCGGGGGCTCGGGTGCTGACCCAGGAGGTGGAGGCGCTGCGCCGGCGGGGCTATTCCGCGGACGCGGCGATGGTGCTGAGCAGCGCGGTGGCGACCCTCGCGATCAGCCTGGCGGCGCGCGAAGAGAACACGGCCAACGCCACCGACGGTGACCAGGCCGGCGCCTTCGCCGTCGAGCGTGACGCCGCGGCCGAACGGTTGGCAGGCGACGCGCGACTGGGCGCGGCCCACGCCCGGCTGCCGCAAGTGTCCGATTCAGAATTCGTGCGGCTGCTGCTGGCCGCATCGGTCCGGGGTCTGGTCGCGGTCATCCCGCCGGGCCGGCCGATCGACGAGGCTGTCGCGGAGCTGAGTGCCGCGAGAGAGGACCGGTGA
- a CDS encoding thiol-disulfide oxidoreductase DCC family protein has product MGAETPPVLLYDGVCGVCNRAVQTILRFDRRGTLRFAALDSDFARAIIDRHPGIEDVDSMVFVDQPGRDGERVAVRSGAALRVVDYLGGPWRVLGAARLLPAPLRDRLYDGFAGIRYRVFGKHDTCPIPPPEVRGRFLDG; this is encoded by the coding sequence ATGGGTGCTGAAACGCCGCCGGTCCTGCTGTACGACGGTGTCTGCGGCGTCTGCAACCGGGCGGTGCAGACGATCCTTCGATTCGATCGGCGCGGCACCCTGCGGTTCGCCGCCCTGGACAGCGACTTCGCCCGGGCGATCATCGACCGGCACCCGGGGATCGAGGACGTCGATTCGATGGTGTTCGTCGACCAACCCGGCCGCGACGGCGAACGCGTCGCAGTGCGATCCGGGGCCGCCCTGCGCGTCGTGGATTATCTGGGCGGCCCGTGGCGTGTGCTCGGGGCCGCCCGTCTGCTGCCGGCTCCCCTGCGTGATCGGCTCTACGACGGGTTCGCCGGCATCCGCTATCGCGTCTTCGGCAAGCACGACACCTGTCCGATTCCGCCGCCGGAGGTGCGGGGGCGCTTCCTGGACGGGTGA
- a CDS encoding DUF3817 domain-containing protein — translation MSTPETPASAFPVEKIRTALLGYRIMAWATGLWLIALCYEIFSHLVLHHEIRWIEVVHGWVYFVYVLTAFNLAVKVRWPIPKTIGVLLAGTVPLLGIVVEHFQTKDVKARFGL, via the coding sequence ATGAGCACACCGGAGACGCCGGCGTCCGCATTCCCCGTCGAGAAGATCCGTACCGCGTTGCTCGGCTACCGGATCATGGCGTGGGCAACGGGACTCTGGCTGATCGCCCTGTGCTATGAGATCTTTTCGCACCTAGTCCTGCACCACGAGATCCGCTGGATCGAGGTGGTCCATGGCTGGGTGTACTTCGTCTACGTCCTGACCGCGTTCAACCTGGCGGTCAAGGTGCGGTGGCCGATTCCGAAGACGATCGGTGTGCTGCTGGCCGGGACCGTCCCGCTGCTCGGCATCGTCGTCGAACACTTCCAGACCAAGGACGTCAAGGCGCGCTTCGGCCTGTAG
- a CDS encoding non-canonical purine NTP pyrophosphatase — protein MTELLVASRNPKKLAELRRVLDAAGLTGLTLVSLRDVPPFDEAPETGATFEDNALAKARDAFAATGLASVADDSGLQVVALNGMPGVLSARWSGAHGDDAANTALLLAQLRDVPDERRGAAFVSACALAGPSGEVVVRAEWPGSIAREPRGDGGFGYDPVFVPDGSDRTAAQLSPEEKDANSHRGRALALLVPALRELAD, from the coding sequence GTGACCGAATTGCTGGTCGCCAGCCGCAATCCCAAGAAGCTGGCCGAATTGCGTCGGGTGCTCGACGCGGCCGGCCTCACGGGGCTGACGTTGGTGTCTCTGCGCGACGTGCCCCCTTTCGACGAAGCGCCCGAAACCGGTGCGACCTTCGAAGACAACGCATTGGCCAAGGCGAGGGATGCCTTCGCCGCGACGGGCCTGGCCTCGGTGGCCGACGACTCCGGTCTGCAGGTGGTCGCCTTGAACGGCATGCCCGGCGTGCTGTCGGCGCGCTGGTCGGGTGCGCACGGTGACGATGCAGCGAACACCGCGCTGCTGCTGGCGCAGTTGCGGGACGTGCCCGACGAACGGCGCGGTGCCGCATTTGTGTCCGCCTGCGCCCTGGCCGGGCCGTCCGGCGAGGTCGTCGTGCGCGCCGAGTGGCCCGGCAGCATCGCCCGAGAACCCCGGGGCGACGGTGGTTTTGGCTATGACCCGGTCTTCGTTCCGGACGGCTCCGACCGCACCGCGGCGCAGCTCAGCCCCGAGGAGAAGGACGCGAACTCTCATCGCGGTCGCGCTCTCGCGCTGCTGGTACCGGCGCTACGCGAATTGGCTGACTAG
- the rph gene encoding ribonuclease PH, protein MTRREDGRLDDELRPVVITRGFTDHPAGSVLIEFGHTKVMCTASVTEGVPRWRKGSGLGWLTAEYAMLPSATHTRSDRESVKGRLSGRTQEISRLIGRSLRACIDLRALGENTIAVDCDVLQADGGTRTSAVTGAYVALADAVTYLSAAGKLSDPRPLSCAIAAVSVGVVDGRIRVDLPYEEDSRAEVDMNVVATDTGTLVEVQGTGEGATFPRSTLDKLLDAALAACDQLFAAQREALALPYPGVLPESGPPPKAFGS, encoded by the coding sequence GTGACCAGACGAGAAGACGGCCGCCTTGACGACGAGCTTCGCCCCGTAGTCATCACGCGGGGGTTCACCGATCATCCGGCGGGTTCGGTGTTGATCGAATTCGGCCATACCAAGGTCATGTGCACGGCCAGCGTCACCGAGGGCGTTCCGCGCTGGCGCAAGGGATCGGGCCTGGGCTGGCTGACCGCGGAGTACGCGATGCTGCCGTCGGCCACCCACACCCGTTCGGACCGCGAATCGGTCAAGGGCCGGCTGTCCGGGCGCACCCAGGAGATCAGCCGGCTCATCGGCCGATCGCTGCGGGCATGCATCGACCTGCGCGCGCTCGGCGAGAACACGATCGCCGTCGACTGCGACGTGCTGCAGGCCGACGGTGGCACCCGCACCTCGGCCGTCACCGGCGCCTACGTGGCGCTGGCCGACGCGGTGACGTACCTGTCGGCCGCCGGCAAGCTGTCGGATCCGCGACCGTTGTCGTGTGCGATCGCGGCGGTCAGCGTCGGGGTGGTCGACGGCAGAATCCGCGTCGACCTGCCCTACGAGGAGGACTCGCGCGCCGAGGTCGACATGAACGTCGTCGCCACCGACACCGGGACCCTCGTCGAGGTGCAGGGCACCGGTGAAGGTGCGACGTTCCCGCGGTCCACGCTGGACAAGCTGCTGGACGCGGCGCTGGCCGCATGCGACCAGTTGTTCGCCGCGCAGCGGGAGGCGCTGGCGTTGCCCTATCCGGGTGTGCTGCCCGAGAGCGGCCCGCCGCCGAAGGCGTTCGGCAGCTGA
- a CDS encoding cyclic nucleotide-degrading phosphodiesterase, translating into MSVRITVLGCSGSVVGPDSPASGYLLRAPDTPPLVLDFGGGVLGALQRFADPSAVHVLLTHLHADHCLDLPGLFVWRRYHPSKPDGKALLYGPSDTWSRLGAASSPYGGEIDDCSDIFDVRHWVDNEPVQFGSLTVLPRVVAHPTESYGMRITDSSGASFVYSGDTGMCEQLVELARDADVFLCEASWTHAADRPPALHMSGTEAGRAAAEAGVRELLLTHIPPWTSREDVISEAKAEFDGPVHAVVCGETFDIRRSERV; encoded by the coding sequence GTGTCCGTGCGAATAACCGTGCTCGGCTGCTCGGGCAGCGTGGTGGGGCCGGATTCGCCTGCGTCGGGATATCTGCTTCGCGCGCCGGACACGCCTCCTCTGGTCCTCGACTTCGGCGGCGGGGTCTTGGGCGCGCTGCAGCGCTTCGCCGATCCGAGCGCGGTGCACGTCCTGCTGACCCATCTGCACGCCGACCACTGCCTGGATCTGCCGGGGCTGTTCGTGTGGCGCCGCTACCACCCTTCGAAGCCCGACGGCAAGGCGTTGTTGTACGGCCCCAGCGACACGTGGTCGCGGCTGGGCGCGGCGTCGTCACCCTACGGCGGCGAGATCGATGACTGCTCCGACATCTTCGACGTCCGGCACTGGGTCGACAACGAGCCCGTGCAATTCGGGTCTTTGACCGTCCTGCCCCGGGTGGTGGCCCACCCGACCGAGTCCTACGGCATGCGGATCACCGACTCCAGTGGGGCGTCTTTTGTCTACAGCGGCGATACCGGCATGTGCGAACAGCTCGTCGAGCTGGCCCGCGACGCCGATGTCTTCCTCTGCGAGGCGTCGTGGACGCACGCGGCGGATCGGCCGCCCGCCCTGCACATGTCCGGCACCGAGGCGGGCAGGGCCGCAGCCGAGGCCGGGGTCCGCGAGCTGCTGCTGACCCACATCCCCCCGTGGACCTCCCGCGAGGACGTCATCAGCGAGGCGAAAGCGGAATTCGACGGTCCCGTGCACGCCGTGGTCTGCGGCGAGACCTTCGACATCCGCCGCTCCGAACGGGTCTGA
- the murI gene encoding glutamate racemase, giving the protein MTAPFAPVGVFDSGVGGLTVARAIIDQLPDEDLIYVGDTANGPYGPLTLPEIRAHALAIADDLVGRGVKALVIACNTASAACLRDARERYDVPVVEVILPAVRRAVAATRSGRIGVIGTRATITSHAYQDAFAAARDTEITAVACPRFVDFVERGVTSGRQVLGLAEGYLEPLQRAQVDTLVLGCTHYPLLSGIIQLAMGDNVTLVSSAEETAKEVLRVLTERDVLRPHDAPPATRVFEATGDPEAFTKLAARFLGPAVTGVQPVHPFGSV; this is encoded by the coding sequence ATGACCGCGCCGTTCGCGCCCGTCGGCGTCTTCGACTCCGGCGTCGGGGGACTGACCGTCGCCCGCGCCATCATCGACCAATTGCCGGACGAGGACCTGATCTACGTCGGCGACACCGCCAACGGCCCGTACGGTCCGCTGACCCTGCCCGAGATCCGCGCGCATGCGCTGGCCATCGCCGACGACCTCGTCGGGCGCGGGGTGAAGGCGCTCGTGATCGCGTGCAACACCGCGTCGGCCGCGTGCCTGCGGGATGCCCGCGAGCGCTACGACGTGCCCGTGGTCGAGGTCATCCTGCCGGCCGTGCGCCGCGCGGTCGCCGCCACCCGCAGTGGTCGCATCGGGGTCATCGGCACCCGGGCGACCATCACCTCGCACGCCTACCAGGACGCGTTCGCCGCCGCCCGCGACACCGAGATCACCGCCGTGGCCTGCCCCCGGTTCGTCGACTTCGTCGAGCGCGGCGTGACCAGCGGGCGCCAGGTGCTCGGCCTGGCCGAGGGATATCTCGAGCCGCTGCAGCGGGCGCAGGTCGACACCCTGGTGCTGGGCTGCACCCACTACCCGTTGCTGTCCGGCATCATTCAGCTGGCCATGGGTGACAACGTCACGCTGGTGTCCAGCGCCGAGGAGACCGCCAAGGAAGTGCTGCGCGTGCTCACCGAGCGGGACGTGCTGCGTCCCCATGACGCGCCGCCGGCCACCCGTGTCTTCGAGGCCACCGGTGACCCCGAAGCGTTCACCAAACTGGCGGCGCGATTCCTGGGTCCCGCGGTCACCGGCGTCCAACCGGTGCACCCCTTTGGTTCGGTGTAG